In a genomic window of Lycium ferocissimum isolate CSIRO_LF1 chromosome 9, AGI_CSIRO_Lferr_CH_V1, whole genome shotgun sequence:
- the LOC132030670 gene encoding B2 protein, with translation MENHNQSSFYQFSDQLRLQNNNLANLSLNNDSIWSNNYGSKRPEERRNFDIRVGGDLNNNFTNSSNKSNYNLFSNDGWKIPDTAARGGACGGVAGKGVVGVGLNGGFNKGVYSNQVLDFGYNKGTNNIAVGTNKKVGDNEFVVYGGKSVKKNNKSVKESNNKDVNNEKQNSVDKRFKTLPPAESLPRNETVGGYIFVCNNDTMAENLKRELFGLPPRYRDSVRQITPGLPLFLYNYSTHQLHGVFEAASFGGSNIDPSAWEDKKNPGESRFPAQVRVVTRKVCEPLEEDSFRPILHHYDGPKFRLELNVPEALSLLDIFEENKN, from the exons ATGGAAAACCACAATCAATCATCTTTCTATCAATTCAGTGATCAACTTCGTTTACAAAACAACAACTTAGCAAATCTCTCTTTAAACAACGATTCAATTTGGAGCAACAATTATGGTTCCAAAAGGcctgaagaaagaagaaattttgATATAAGAGTAGGTGGTGACCTCAACAACAACTTTACTAACAGTTCCAACAAGTCAAATTACAATCTTTTTAGCAATGATGGTTGGAAAATCCCTGACACGGCGGCGCGTGGTGGCGCGTGCGGTGGGGTTGCTGGAAAAGGAGTAGTTGGGGTTGGTTTAAATGGTGGGTTTAACAAAGGGGTGTATTCAAATCAAGTGTTGGACTTTGGTTATAATAAGGGTACTAACAATATTGCAGTTGGTACAAACAAGAAAGTTGGAGATAATGAATTTGTTGTGTATGGGGGTAAAAGTGTAAAGAAGAATAATAAGAGTGTTAAAGAGAGTAACAACAAGGATGTTAATAATGAGAAACAAAATAGTGTTGATAAAAGGTTTAAGACTTTGCCACCAGCTGAATCTTTGCCAAGAAATGAAACAGTTGGTGGATATATTTTTGTTTGTAACAATGATACTATGGCTGAAAATCTCAAAAGGGAGCTCTTTg GCTTGCCGCCACGTTATAGGGACTCAGTTCGACAGATAACACCTGGGTTGCCTCTTTTTCTGTACAACTACTCGACCCATCAGCTTCACGGAGTTTTTGAG GCTGCAAGCTTTGGTGGGTCAAACATTGATCCGTCGGCCTGGGAGGACAAGAAGAACCCTGGTGAATCTCGCTTTCCTGCTCAG GTTCGTGTTGTGACGAGGAAAGTTTGTGAACCACTTGAGGAGGATTCATTCAGGCCAATTCTTCACCACTACGATGGCCCTAAGTTCCGCCTTGAGTTAAATGTTCCAGAG GCCCTTTCTCTTCTGGACATTTTTGAAGAGAACAAGAACTAA
- the LOC132030671 gene encoding uncharacterized protein LOC132030671, with protein MGCASSKRIEATVDVYRPPPTSFAVFDINSIEEPWLKGGNNKVEEDELDQDEREEEEKPPKVPQQLEKLNSSIDDAPRSWDEVSKALEDIKPTLKNPPPPKSPKKPLLALMPPPPPTEDGGSSPKRKVPRKSFSFHTLEELESNISSKDSKKPNELKRQESLRTNEEENKKLQKISNKTVKHESQIMFHNELEAHQKTQHEGYKPVKSVKENPFLLRDKMEREKEGKVPTFIKFNPLSDYPEKCPPRGDDSLVVYTTSLGGVRRTFEDCNKVRLILESHRVVFDERDVALHGEFRQELKELLGDEEDANVPRLFVKGRYIGGVEEVVHLNETSRLGRILNWARVERGVGRSGCEGCGGARFVPCFDCGGSCKVVNRDVKERCPKCNENGLIHCPLCD; from the exons ATGGGTTGTGCCTCATCCAAAAGAATTGAGGCCACCGTCGATGTCTACCGTCCACCGCCGACGAGCTTCGCCGTCTTCGATATCAACTCCATTGAAGAACCATGGCTAAAAGGGGGTAATAACAAG GTAGAAGAAGATGAGCTGGATCAAGATGAacgagaagaagaagagaagccACCAAAAGTGCCACAACAACTTGAAAAACTCAACTCCTCTATTGATGATGCTCCTCGTTCATGGGATGAAGTTAGCAAAGCCTTAGAAGATATAAAACCCACGCTAAAAaatccaccaccaccaaaatcaCCTAAAAAACCCCTCCTTGCACTAATGCCACCACCGCCACCAACAGAAGACGGTGGCAGCTCCCCAAAAAGGAAAGTTCCAAGAAAgagcttttcctttcataccCTTGAAGAACTTGAATCCAATATATCATCTAAAGATTCAAAAAAACCAAATGAATTGAAGAGACAAGAGTCCCTGCGTACTAATGAAGAGGAAAATAAAAAGTTGCAAAAAATCAGCAATAAAACAGTGAAACACGAGTCACAAATTATGTTTCATAATGAGTTAGAAGCACATCAAAAGACTCAACATGAAGGGTACAAGCCAGTGAAGTCTGTGAAAGAGAACCCTTTTTTGTTAAGGGACAAAatggaaagagaaaaagaagggaaagttccaactttcataaaatttaacccTTTAAGTGACTACCCCGAAAAGTGTCCGCCACGTGGTGATGACTCATTGGTTGTTTACACGACGTCGCTAGGTGGTGTGCGTCGCACGTTTGAGGATTGTAACAAAGTGAGGTTAATCTTGGAGTCTCACCGTGTGGTTTTTGACGAGCGTGACGTAGCGTTGCATGGTGAATTTCGTCAGGAGCTGAAGGAATTGCTAGGAGATGAAGAGGACGCCAATGTACCAAGGTTGTTCGTGAAGGGGAGGTACATTGGCGGCGTGGAGGAAGTGGTGCATCTAAACGAGACAAGTCGACTCGGTAGGATATTGAATTGGGCTAGGGTGGAGAGGGGCGTAGGGAGGTCAGGGTGTGAAGGGTGTGGGGGTGCTAGGTTTGTgccatgttttgattgtggagGAAGTTGCAAAGTTGTGAATAGGGATGTCAAGGAGAGATGTCCCAAGTGTAATGAGAATGGTTTGATTCATTGTCCTCTTTGCGATTGA
- the LOC132069494 gene encoding RNA polymerase II transcriptional coactivator KELP, with protein MDSETSNKISETVLEILKSCNLDEVTELKIRKMASEKLGLDLSDPTRKKFVRQVVEKFLAEEQAKVEATEEVVEEEEEGKKKGDKEYDDDGDLIVCRLSHKRRVTITEFRGKTLVSIREYYNKEGKELPTAKGISLTAEQWATFKKNIPGVEKAIKKLESRS; from the exons ATGGATTCAGAAACCTCCAACAAAATCTCAGAAACAGTTCTTGAAATCCTCAAATCATGTAACCTTGATGAAGTTACAGAGCTCAAAATCCGTAAAATGGCTTCTGAAAAGCTAGGGCTTGACTTGTCCGACCCGACCCGAAAGAAATTTGTCAGGCAAGTCGTGGAAAAGTTCCTTGCTGAAGAACAAGCTAAAGTTGAAGCAACTGAAGAAgtagttgaagaagaagaggagggtaaaaaaaaaggtgataaAGAGTACGATGATGATGGTGATCTCATTGTTTGTCGA TTGTCGCATAAGAGAAGAGTGACGATTACTGAGTTTAGGGGGAAAACTCTGGTGTCGATAAGAGAGTACTACAACAAAGAGGGCAAGGAGTTACCTACTGCTAAAG GGATAAGCTTGACAGCTGAGCAATGGGCAACATTCAAGAAGAATATTCCCGGAGTTGAAAAAGCCATCAAGAAATTGGAGTCGAGGTCTTAG
- the LOC132069495 gene encoding uncharacterized protein LOC132069495 gives MSSTTMATGGSSSIFLSIQTPQSQKLQTLSPRQFSLTNNKWSTLSLSHRNCLLEFSSFLCSSSTSSTPLVEEEEENKEVKENGSNDDVLTASINQESNSSLPPGACQGCGRMEKESGCNGEGRIQGGIATVPGFGWWPIKAYRPCPAFVASGGRYKRFGQSMDEVVSGRGGKVNSVGADSEVQSR, from the exons ATGAGCTCCACCACCATGGCCACAGGTGGTAGCAGctccatttttctttccatCCAAACACCACAATCCCAAAAATTACAAACTTTATCACCTAGACAATTTTCTTTGACTAACAATAAGTGGTCTACATTGTCATTAAGTCATAGGAATTGTCTGTTAGAATTTAgttcttttctttgttcttcttccacttcttcaactccacttgttgaagaagaagaagaaaataaagaagtgaaagaaaatgGGTCTAATGATGATGTTCTTACAGCTTCAATAAACCAAGAATCTAATTCAAGTTTACCTCCTGG TGCATGTCAGGGCTGTGGGAGAATGGAGAAAGAAAGTGGCTGCAATGGCGAAGGACGGATACAAGGAGGAATTGCAACAGTTCCAGGTTTTGGTTGGTGGCCGATAAAGGCTTACAGGCCTTGCCCTGCTTTTGTTGCTTCGGGTGGTAGGTACAAAAGGTTTGGACAAAGCATGGATGAAGTTGTCTCTGGGAGAGGAGGTAAAGTTAATTCAGTCGGGGCTGATTCTGAGGTTCAATCAAGGTAG